A section of the Solitalea canadensis DSM 3403 genome encodes:
- a CDS encoding DoxX family protein, which translates to MKKDKLIFWIATGFIFLFDALMPALTSHTEIAKEGIRHLGYPDYFRIQLTVFKVMGGLLLVLPSIPSRVKEWVYAGFGISLISACVGHWVVDGFGFQTVFPIIVLGVLAVSYIYYHKLNEKQIHPSFQYK; encoded by the coding sequence ATGAAAAAGGACAAATTAATTTTCTGGATCGCAACTGGTTTCATCTTTTTATTCGATGCTTTAATGCCAGCTCTTACTTCTCACACGGAGATCGCAAAAGAAGGAATTAGACATTTAGGTTACCCAGATTACTTCCGAATTCAATTAACAGTTTTTAAAGTTATGGGTGGATTGTTGTTGGTATTACCATCAATTCCTTCAAGGGTTAAAGAATGGGTTTATGCCGGCTTTGGCATTTCATTAATTTCTGCATGTGTTGGACATTGGGTGGTTGATGGATTCGGTTTTCAAACAGTTTTCCCAATAATTGTATTAGGTGTTTTAGCTGTTTCTTACATTTACTATCATAAACTCAATG